The following coding sequences lie in one Cyanobacterium sp. Dongsha4 genomic window:
- a CDS encoding glycosyltransferase — protein MNKSILSGKVVKFLLGGGVATAINLLLIFLLIDKLGFDTPFLRNLANLISIELSLIASFFIYRIWVWRGGSWNWFNVLFKQLPLYHVSAGTAIIVRVFFVFPLLDWLGVSYSVNTIFGALISASLNFIISDRFVFTSGKNQGKEAYFPEALTPALVEDSPPAPKFAGVEKKVPSIGDLGANRHKINLLSLVIPAHNEEDCIVNTIHNISEHLDRTSINYEILVVNDNSKDNTEAILQKLHEDNLKVRYINNYYPNGFGFAVRCGLENFKGDAVAIVMADNSDNPENMIDYYNKIQEGYDCVFGSRFIKGGKVIDYPFYKLIINRFANLFIQVLFGLPLNDTTNAFKMYRREVIEGISPLLSHHFNLTVELPLKAIVRGYSYAIIPITWKNRSAGISKLKLKEMGSRYLFIVLYTWLEKHLSRGDYRRKEVAIKVKSSD, from the coding sequence ATGAATAAAAGTATATTGTCAGGAAAAGTAGTTAAGTTTTTGTTAGGAGGCGGTGTGGCTACCGCTATCAATTTACTGCTGATTTTCCTCCTTATTGATAAATTGGGTTTTGATACGCCGTTTTTACGCAATCTTGCTAACCTAATCTCGATCGAACTTTCTCTGATTGCCAGTTTCTTTATTTATCGCATCTGGGTATGGCGTGGTGGTAGTTGGAATTGGTTTAACGTACTTTTCAAACAACTTCCTCTGTATCATGTTTCGGCTGGAACAGCGATTATAGTACGAGTTTTTTTTGTATTCCCTTTGTTAGACTGGTTAGGAGTTAGCTACAGCGTAAATACGATTTTCGGGGCTTTAATCAGTGCTTCCCTCAATTTTATCATTAGCGATCGCTTTGTCTTCACCAGTGGCAAAAATCAAGGCAAAGAAGCCTATTTTCCAGAAGCCTTAACCCCTGCCTTAGTCGAAGATAGCCCCCCTGCCCCCAAATTTGCGGGAGTAGAGAAAAAAGTCCCCAGTATTGGGGATTTAGGGGCAAATAGACATAAAATTAATTTACTTTCTCTGGTAATTCCAGCCCACAATGAGGAAGATTGCATCGTCAACACTATCCATAATATCAGTGAACATCTCGATCGCACCTCCATCAACTATGAAATTTTAGTGGTGAATGATAACAGTAAGGATAATACTGAAGCTATTTTACAAAAATTGCACGAAGATAATCTGAAAGTACGCTATATCAACAATTACTATCCCAATGGTTTCGGCTTTGCTGTTCGCTGTGGTTTAGAAAACTTCAAAGGGGATGCAGTTGCTATTGTCATGGCGGATAATTCCGATAATCCTGAGAATATGATTGATTACTATAATAAAATTCAGGAGGGATATGATTGCGTATTCGGTTCGAGATTTATCAAAGGAGGCAAGGTGATTGACTATCCTTTTTATAAGCTAATCATTAACCGTTTCGCAAATCTGTTTATTCAAGTATTATTCGGGCTTCCTCTTAACGATACCACTAATGCCTTTAAAATGTATCGCCGAGAAGTGATTGAGGGTATATCTCCCCTTCTCTCCCATCATTTTAACCTTACCGTAGAACTACCCCTAAAAGCGATCGTGCGAGGTTATAGTTATGCCATTATACCTATTACATGGAAGAATCGATCGGCAGGAATATCAAAATTAAAACTAAAAGAAATGGGTAGTCGTTACCTTTTTATTGTGCTTTATACATGGTTAGAAAAGCATCTTTCGAGGGGTGATTATCGGCGAAAAGAAGTAGCAATTAAAGTTAAATCTTCTGATTAA
- a CDS encoding nucleotidyltransferase family protein codes for MNINIPKESISNFCQKHHIQKLSLFGSVLRSDFNEQSDIDVLVEFFPENIPGLITLAKMELELSSIFKRTVDLRTPEDLSRYFRQQVLDVAEVQYDTRQ; via the coding sequence ATGAATATAAATATACCCAAAGAATCTATCTCCAATTTTTGTCAAAAACACCATATTCAAAAGCTATCTTTATTTGGTTCAGTGTTAAGATCAGATTTTAATGAACAGAGTGATATAGATGTATTAGTTGAGTTCTTCCCCGAAAATATACCTGGTTTAATTACCCTTGCAAAAATGGAGTTAGAATTATCCTCAATATTTAAGCGTACCGTTGATTTGCGCACTCCTGAAGATTTGAGTCGCTATTTTCGACAACAGGTATTAGACGTGGCAGAGGTGCAATATGATACAAGACAGTGA
- a CDS encoding HepT-like ribonuclease domain-containing protein → MIQDSDLIRLHHMLDASLKAMTFIEGKNQSDLDNDDLLVFALVKAIEIVGEAAGKVSKEYQAHHPEIHWSAMISMRNRLVHAYFDINKKIL, encoded by the coding sequence ATGATACAAGACAGTGATTTGATTAGACTACACCATATGTTGGATGCTAGTCTTAAAGCGATGACTTTCATTGAGGGAAAAAATCAATCTGATTTAGATAATGATGATTTACTGGTTTTTGCTTTAGTTAAAGCTATTGAAATCGTAGGAGAAGCAGCAGGAAAGGTGTCAAAAGAATATCAGGCTCATCATCCAGAAATACATTGGTCAGCGATGATTAGTATGCGAAATCGTTTAGTTCATGCCTATTTTGATATTAATAAAAAAATATTATAG
- a CDS encoding NAD-dependent epimerase/dehydratase family protein, with protein MKKNVLITGGAGFVGSALALGLGQKYPDWQITALDNLKRRGSELNLPRLAEANIHFIHGDVRNSEDLDASLLQPDLILECSAEPSVLAGYNSPKYLLETNLVGTINCLELARQTMADFIFLSTSRVYPINYLRELTYSETNTRFELNVTQEIMGASSYGIAENFPLDQVRSLYGTTKLASELLIAEYADSYGIRTLINRCGVLTGPWQMGKVDQGVFALWMAFHYFNKPLKYIGYGGTGKQVRDFLHIADLLTLIDIQIERLEELKGETFNVGGGVENSLSLLETTQLCQEITGNKIAIASVRENRQGDIPIFITDSRKVIEKTGWQPQRDGKKTLTDIYQWIQKNESQLKSIFT; from the coding sequence ATGAAAAAAAATGTATTAATTACAGGCGGTGCAGGATTCGTAGGAAGTGCCTTAGCTTTAGGTTTAGGTCAAAAATATCCTGATTGGCAAATTACAGCCCTAGATAACCTCAAAAGACGTGGCTCTGAGCTTAATTTACCTCGACTAGCAGAAGCTAATATTCACTTTATTCATGGCGATGTGCGTAATAGTGAAGATTTGGACGCTAGTTTATTACAGCCTGATTTGATTTTAGAGTGTTCTGCTGAACCTTCTGTATTGGCAGGGTACAATTCTCCTAAGTATTTGTTAGAAACCAATTTAGTCGGTACAATTAATTGTTTGGAGTTGGCAAGACAAACAATGGCGGATTTTATCTTTCTCTCCACCAGTCGGGTTTATCCGATTAACTATCTTCGTGAATTAACTTATTCGGAAACGAATACTCGTTTTGAGCTTAATGTAACTCAAGAGATTATGGGAGCTTCTAGTTACGGTATCGCCGAGAATTTTCCTTTGGATCAAGTACGATCGCTCTATGGTACAACTAAGTTAGCATCGGAGTTATTAATTGCCGAATATGCCGATAGTTATGGTATTCGTACTTTAATTAACCGTTGTGGAGTGTTGACAGGTCCTTGGCAAATGGGTAAGGTGGATCAGGGTGTATTTGCTTTATGGATGGCGTTTCATTACTTTAATAAGCCTTTGAAATATATCGGTTATGGTGGCACGGGAAAACAAGTCAGGGATTTTCTGCATATAGCGGATTTGTTGACTTTAATCGATATTCAAATTGAAAGACTGGAGGAATTAAAAGGAGAAACTTTTAACGTGGGTGGTGGAGTGGAAAATAGTTTATCTTTGCTAGAAACTACCCAACTTTGTCAGGAAATTACGGGAAATAAAATTGCGATCGCATCTGTGAGAGAAAATAGACAAGGAGATATACCTATCTTTATCACAGATTCCCGTAAAGTCATAGAAAAAACAGGATGGCAACCCCAACGAGATGGGAAAAAAACTTTAACAGATATTTATCAATGGATTCAGAAAAATGAATCTCAGCTAAAGTCCATCTTTACTTAG
- the trpC gene encoding indole-3-glycerol phosphate synthase TrpC yields MKIRRQQPSPTVAIETLRYQVKLPESEPQNILEKIVWQKEEEVARMREKVSLLELRKQVSQLNDAPLDFLSALKNSSRQPALIAEVKKASPSKGLIRENFDPEVIAKEYEKAGATCLSVLTDKEFFQGSFDNLSIVRNAVKIPLLCKEFIIYPYQIYLARLRGADAVLLIAAILKDADINYFLKIINGLGMTALIEVHTLEECDRILNIEGVKLMGINNRNLQDFSVDLNTTKNILLARQDIIKEKQITVVSESGLYEKKDLDFVQSAGVNAVLIGESLMRQENLVSAIENLYQE; encoded by the coding sequence ATGAAAATTCGTCGTCAACAACCATCTCCTACCGTTGCTATAGAAACTCTACGTTATCAAGTTAAATTACCTGAAAGTGAGCCTCAAAATATTTTAGAGAAAATTGTTTGGCAAAAAGAAGAAGAAGTGGCAAGGATGCGAGAAAAGGTATCTTTGTTAGAGTTGCGTAAACAGGTTAGTCAATTAAATGATGCACCTCTTGATTTTCTTAGTGCCTTAAAAAATTCATCTCGTCAACCTGCTTTAATTGCAGAAGTGAAAAAAGCCTCTCCTAGTAAGGGTTTAATTAGGGAAAATTTTGATCCTGAAGTTATTGCCAAAGAATATGAGAAAGCTGGTGCGACTTGTTTGTCTGTTTTAACGGATAAAGAGTTTTTTCAGGGGAGTTTTGATAATTTAAGTATTGTGAGAAATGCGGTTAAAATTCCCCTTTTGTGTAAGGAATTTATTATCTATCCCTATCAGATTTATTTAGCTCGTTTACGGGGAGCAGATGCAGTTTTACTTATTGCCGCTATTCTTAAAGATGCTGATATTAATTACTTTTTAAAGATTATTAATGGTTTAGGAATGACTGCCTTAATTGAGGTTCATACCCTAGAAGAGTGCGATCGCATTTTAAATATTGAAGGGGTAAAATTAATGGGAATTAATAATCGCAATTTACAAGATTTTTCAGTAGATTTAAACACTACAAAAAATATTTTATTAGCCCGTCAAGACATTATTAAGGAGAAACAAATAACCGTTGTTAGTGAATCAGGTTTATACGAGAAAAAAGACCTTGATTTTGTTCAGTCTGCGGGGGTAAATGCTGTTTTAATTGGAGAATCTTTAATGAGACAGGAAAATTTAGTTAGTGCGATCGAAAATTTGTATCAGGAGTAA
- a CDS encoding SRPBCC family protein, whose product MLNFKYSSVINAPIDKVWHFHEREDILQILTPPWQPVKVIRREGGLEVGATSEFVLMFGFINIPWIARHSQCEKYKQFTDEQIKGPMVSWTHYHQFQTEGGNTRLTDKIEYEIPGGWLSEICLGWWVNSRLHDMFAYRHEVTQQHCET is encoded by the coding sequence ATGCTAAATTTTAAATATTCTAGTGTCATTAATGCCCCCATAGACAAAGTATGGCATTTTCACGAGCGAGAAGATATTTTGCAAATATTAACGCCCCCTTGGCAACCAGTAAAAGTTATTCGTAGGGAAGGGGGTTTAGAAGTGGGAGCAACATCAGAATTTGTCTTAATGTTTGGTTTTATTAATATTCCATGGATTGCTCGACATAGTCAATGCGAAAAATACAAACAATTTACTGATGAGCAAATTAAAGGTCCAATGGTATCTTGGACTCATTATCATCAATTTCAAACCGAAGGGGGCAATACTCGCCTTACCGATAAAATAGAGTATGAAATCCCGGGGGGATGGTTGAGCGAAATATGTTTAGGTTGGTGGGTGAATTCTCGTCTTCACGATATGTTTGCCTATCGTCATGAAGTTACTCAACAGCACTGTGAAACCTAA
- a CDS encoding tetratricopeptide repeat protein: MLFRSKIFSILLSLGVVSVCPSMVKAQALLPYTPELNSEYLDNYGFQLIQDAVQLIRFREFDLASSRARLAVQLSPNHYETWFILGTLEIQTGQIDQGVNALLEAKKLAPEESEVLFSLGNAYFQLAEYESAVKELKAGLKISKEVPQAYFDLGNAYLKLNQYGEAITAYQESIKLESQFWPAINNIGLVEYEQGKTNEAIASWRKALEIDSQQAEPILAIAVAMYSQGKQQEGIKLAQQALNLDNNYGEIDFLIENLWGEKLIEDTRKLFANSAIASLLEN; this comes from the coding sequence GTGTTGTTTCGTTCTAAAATTTTTTCCATTCTCTTAAGTCTTGGTGTGGTTTCTGTTTGTCCATCTATGGTAAAAGCACAGGCTTTGTTACCCTACACACCTGAATTAAATAGTGAATACTTGGATAATTATGGTTTTCAACTAATACAAGATGCGGTGCAGTTAATTCGTTTTCGGGAATTTGATTTAGCTTCTTCTCGTGCAAGGTTGGCAGTGCAGTTATCCCCGAATCATTATGAAACATGGTTTATTTTGGGTACATTAGAAATTCAGACAGGGCAAATTGACCAAGGTGTCAATGCTTTATTAGAAGCGAAAAAACTAGCACCTGAAGAGTCAGAGGTTTTATTTTCTTTGGGTAATGCTTATTTTCAGTTAGCTGAATATGAATCTGCTGTCAAAGAGTTAAAAGCAGGTCTTAAAATTAGTAAAGAAGTTCCACAGGCTTATTTTGATTTAGGTAATGCTTATCTTAAATTGAATCAGTATGGAGAGGCAATAACAGCTTATCAGGAGTCGATTAAGTTGGAGTCACAATTTTGGCCTGCCATTAATAATATTGGCTTAGTGGAATATGAGCAAGGAAAAACGAATGAGGCAATAGCTTCTTGGCGAAAGGCTTTAGAAATCGATTCTCAACAAGCAGAACCTATTTTAGCGATCGCAGTTGCGATGTATTCACAAGGGAAACAACAAGAGGGGATAAAACTAGCCCAACAGGCTTTAAATTTAGATAATAATTATGGTGAAATTGATTTTTTAATTGAAAATCTTTGGGGAGAAAAGTTAATTGAAGATACTCGTAAACTATTTGCCAATAGTGCGATCGCATCTTTGTTAGAAAATTAG
- a CDS encoding Crp/Fnr family transcriptional regulator, protein MNKNPTSDNQILASISEDEYGILFSHLESVSLISGQIIYRHHEVIEYVYFPLHSLISMVHTLANYKTTEIDVVGNEGIVGLSVFLGNNIASNDAIVQIPDSAMRLDANIFQSESQRSGSLQKILLLYTQAKIIQISQNVVCKCHHHIDNQFACWLLHAHDCVGNNELALTQQFIAQMLGVRRATVTQVAQKFQENGIIHYSRGHIRILNRLFLELSACECYKFVKSEFKRLLNFS, encoded by the coding sequence GTGAACAAAAACCCAACTTCTGATAATCAAATATTAGCTTCAATATCTGAAGATGAATATGGCATACTTTTTTCCCACCTTGAAAGTGTTTCCTTAATCTCTGGACAAATAATTTACCGTCATCATGAAGTAATTGAATATGTTTATTTTCCCCTTCATTCACTGATTTCTATGGTTCATACTCTTGCAAATTACAAAACAACAGAGATAGATGTAGTCGGAAATGAGGGAATTGTGGGTTTATCTGTGTTTTTAGGTAATAATATTGCTAGTAATGATGCGATCGTACAAATTCCCGATAGTGCCATGAGACTGGATGCAAATATATTTCAGTCAGAATCTCAGCGTAGTGGTTCATTACAAAAAATATTGTTACTCTATACTCAGGCAAAAATCATTCAAATTTCTCAGAATGTGGTGTGTAAATGTCATCATCATATCGATAATCAATTTGCTTGTTGGTTACTTCATGCTCACGATTGTGTAGGTAACAATGAATTAGCCTTAACGCAACAATTTATTGCACAAATGTTAGGGGTGCGTCGTGCTACAGTTACTCAAGTGGCGCAAAAGTTTCAGGAAAATGGAATTATTCATTACAGTAGAGGGCATATTCGGATTTTGAATCGTCTTTTTTTAGAACTAAGTGCCTGTGAATGTTACAAATTTGTTAAATCAGAATTTAAGCGATTATTAAATTTTTCCTAG
- a CDS encoding diguanylate cyclase domain-containing protein yields MSYYVFNSTLPIVRTEVDCFVRKLPLNHLCQKALLTPYFRQKLITRILNSIPNNHILIDQCHPFIDSDFFYIELATEKKLINEKIKQYFPEIMKEYHEFINDPCEFMGEQKKDKVENLSWWLRFETTHPISTYYFGPFESFAEAAENSQGYLENLINENAQEIAYDIEFTNPQNLTMINDIDDLQKENEFMFKELWEKEIENKYYQNLFFNSPDIRFILNDDFQIQAVNNRGLKKFNISLDKLENSYFTSLIVPNDVEKFLTLTQKLREENTEQIDSFFSLKLSSSFNQSSVDVSVNISKILDSDNHIDGWDLSFHDITDVQKNMDYLYYQSRYDCLTNLPNRLSLLEFLENILKEAEKNHSNKFAVLYLDIDKFKLINDTFGHQVGDEVLVFFAKRLVTCVRNFDHVARLSGDEFMIVLSHIHSVQEATECANRIQQVLSTCFKINEVKVKVKVSIGIVIGDIKSSKVSDLLSRADMAMYKAKFSDQLFSIYHC; encoded by the coding sequence ATGTCATATTATGTCTTTAATTCTACTTTACCAATTGTCAGGACAGAAGTAGATTGTTTTGTGAGAAAGCTACCTTTGAATCATCTTTGTCAAAAGGCTTTATTAACTCCTTATTTTCGTCAAAAACTTATTACAAGAATACTCAATTCTATTCCCAATAATCACATTTTAATTGATCAATGTCATCCATTTATTGACAGTGATTTTTTTTATATTGAGTTAGCTACAGAGAAAAAGTTAATTAATGAAAAAATAAAGCAATATTTTCCAGAAATAATGAAAGAATATCATGAATTTATTAATGATCCTTGTGAGTTTATGGGTGAACAAAAAAAGGATAAAGTAGAAAACTTATCTTGGTGGCTGAGATTTGAAACAACGCACCCTATTTCAACTTATTATTTTGGACCTTTTGAATCTTTTGCTGAGGCGGCGGAAAATTCCCAAGGTTATCTTGAAAATTTAATTAATGAAAATGCCCAAGAAATTGCTTATGACATTGAGTTTACTAACCCTCAAAATTTAACAATGATTAACGATATTGACGATTTACAAAAAGAAAATGAGTTTATGTTTAAAGAATTATGGGAAAAAGAAATAGAAAATAAGTATTATCAAAATTTATTTTTTAACTCTCCTGACATTCGCTTTATCTTAAATGATGATTTTCAAATTCAAGCAGTTAATAATCGAGGTTTAAAAAAGTTTAATATTTCATTAGATAAGTTAGAAAATAGCTATTTTACTTCTTTGATTGTTCCTAATGATGTGGAAAAGTTTTTAACTCTCACTCAAAAATTAAGAGAAGAAAATACAGAGCAAATAGATTCTTTTTTCTCACTTAAATTATCCTCCTCTTTTAATCAATCATCTGTCGATGTCAGTGTAAATATATCTAAGATACTAGATTCTGATAATCATATTGATGGTTGGGATTTGTCTTTTCATGATATAACTGATGTTCAGAAAAATATGGATTATTTGTATTATCAATCTCGTTATGATTGTTTAACAAATTTACCCAATCGTTTATCTTTATTGGAGTTTTTAGAAAATATTTTAAAGGAAGCAGAAAAAAATCATAGTAATAAGTTTGCAGTTTTATATTTAGACATAGATAAATTTAAGTTAATTAATGATACTTTTGGGCATCAAGTGGGAGATGAAGTGTTAGTTTTTTTTGCTAAAAGATTGGTAACTTGTGTCAGAAATTTTGATCATGTAGCCAGACTTAGCGGAGATGAATTCATGATTGTTTTGAGTCATATTCATTCTGTCCAAGAAGCCACCGAATGTGCAAATCGTATTCAACAAGTATTATCGACTTGTTTTAAGATTAATGAGGTAAAAGTTAAGGTTAAGGTTAGTATTGGCATCGTTATCGGAGATATAAAAAGTTCTAAGGTGTCTGATTTATTATCTCGTGCAGATATGGCTATGTATAAGGCAAAATTTAGTGACCAACTTTTTTCTATTTATCACTGTTAA
- a CDS encoding Crp/Fnr family transcriptional regulator: MNKQNTHYKNKLLDGLPSHEYEKLEPHLEQVKLTSGVILYNPYDVIHYAYFPLSAMISLVKIMEDGSTTEIGLIGNEGMIGLPIILGGNYTTNNIVVQISGESLKLRADILKIEFSKGQTLQKLLLLYTQARLGQIAQTAACNRHHKIEARLARWLLSVYDCVRKDEFDLTQEFISHMLGVRRAGVTNAAHGLQEAGIIRYNRGKIVILDRQKLEQLSCECHQAIQNEFMNLLDSTKQ; encoded by the coding sequence ATGAATAAACAAAATACTCATTACAAAAATAAATTATTAGATGGCTTACCCTCACATGAATATGAAAAACTTGAGCCTCATTTAGAACAAGTAAAGTTAACATCGGGAGTGATTTTATATAACCCTTATGATGTAATTCACTATGCTTATTTTCCTTTATCAGCAATGATTTCTTTAGTGAAAATTATGGAAGATGGTTCAACCACAGAAATTGGTTTAATTGGAAATGAGGGTATGATTGGTTTGCCCATTATTTTAGGAGGAAATTATACAACTAACAATATAGTCGTTCAAATATCGGGAGAAAGTTTAAAGCTAAGAGCGGACATTCTCAAAATAGAATTTAGTAAAGGACAAACTCTTCAAAAACTTTTACTTCTTTACACTCAAGCAAGACTAGGACAAATTGCTCAAACTGCCGCTTGTAACAGACACCATAAAATAGAAGCAAGATTGGCAAGATGGTTATTATCTGTGTATGATTGTGTACGAAAAGATGAATTTGATTTGACTCAAGAGTTTATTTCTCATATGTTAGGAGTTCGTCGTGCAGGAGTAACTAATGCGGCTCATGGTTTACAAGAAGCGGGTATTATTCGCTATAACCGAGGGAAAATCGTTATTTTAGATCGTCAAAAACTAGAACAATTATCCTGTGAATGTCATCAAGCTATTCAAAATGAGTTTATGAACTTACTTGACTCTACAAAACAGTAA
- a CDS encoding polyribonucleotide nucleotidyltransferase — translation MEEYNKSISFFEGRDIKIQVGLLAPQAGGAVLIQAGETAVFVTATRSAGREGIDFLPLTVDYEERLYAAGRIPGGFLRREGKPPERAILTGRLIDRPLRPLFPSWLRDDIQIVATTLSMDEEVPPDVLAVTGASVATLVAQIPFAGPMAAVRVGLLNDEFIINPTFREIEKGDLDLVVAGTPDGVVMVEAGANQLPEQDVIEAIEFGYEAIQELIKAQQDLIQELGINIVVEEKEEENQEVLNFISQQAAEEIKKVLSQFDLDKKLRDEALDKIQQEKVDEVINALEDDNGIKVAVTENSKLIPNLFKKLTKKLMRQQIIEEGVRVDGRKLDQVRPISSRVRLLPPRVHGSALFQRGLTQVLSIATLGTSGDAQDLADDLHPDLEKRYLHHYNFPPYSVGETKPLRSPGRREIGHGALAERAITPVLPPQQEFPYVIRVVSEVMSSNGSTSMGSVCGSTLALMDAGVPITKPVSGAAMGLIKEGDEIRILTDIQGIEDFLGDMDFKVAGTDDGITALQMDMKITGLSIEVIAKAINQAKDARLHILGEMLKTISEPRKELSSYAPRLMTMKIDPEMIGLVIGPGGKTIKAITEQTGSKIDISDDGTVTICATQAERAQQAKRIIQTMTRKLNEGDVYLGRVTRIIDIGAFVEVLPGKEGMIHISQLAEHRVGKVEDEVAIGDEIVVKIRGFDNKGRLNLTRLGIHPEQAAIARQESQI, via the coding sequence ATGGAAGAATATAATAAATCAATTTCTTTTTTTGAAGGAAGAGATATAAAAATACAGGTAGGATTATTAGCTCCTCAAGCTGGTGGTGCGGTTTTAATTCAGGCTGGAGAAACAGCAGTATTCGTTACAGCAACTCGTAGTGCAGGAAGAGAAGGTATTGACTTTCTACCCTTAACTGTGGATTACGAAGAAAGATTATATGCGGCTGGAAGAATTCCGGGAGGATTTTTACGCAGAGAGGGCAAACCCCCTGAAAGAGCTATTTTAACAGGTCGTTTAATCGATCGCCCTTTACGTCCTTTATTTCCTTCTTGGTTAAGGGATGACATTCAAATCGTGGCGACTACTTTATCGATGGATGAGGAAGTACCCCCCGATGTATTGGCGGTAACAGGGGCTTCAGTGGCGACTTTAGTGGCTCAAATTCCCTTCGCAGGACCGATGGCGGCGGTGCGTGTGGGTTTATTAAACGATGAATTTATCATTAATCCTACTTTCCGTGAAATCGAAAAAGGTGATTTAGATTTAGTGGTGGCGGGTACACCTGATGGAGTCGTGATGGTGGAAGCTGGTGCGAATCAATTGCCTGAACAAGATGTCATCGAAGCGATCGAATTTGGCTATGAGGCAATCCAAGAGTTAATCAAAGCCCAACAAGACTTAATTCAAGAATTAGGTATCAATATTGTTGTGGAGGAAAAAGAAGAGGAAAATCAAGAGGTATTAAATTTTATTAGTCAACAAGCGGCAGAGGAGATCAAAAAAGTTCTCTCTCAATTTGACTTAGATAAAAAGTTGCGAGATGAAGCGTTAGATAAAATCCAACAAGAAAAAGTAGATGAAGTAATCAACGCTTTAGAGGATGATAATGGGATTAAAGTGGCGGTGACAGAAAACTCTAAATTAATACCAAACCTCTTTAAGAAGTTGACCAAAAAATTAATGCGTCAACAAATTATTGAAGAAGGGGTAAGGGTTGATGGACGAAAATTAGATCAAGTGCGCCCCATTTCCTCTCGTGTACGTTTGTTACCTCCCAGAGTTCACGGTAGTGCTTTATTCCAAAGAGGTTTAACCCAAGTGCTTTCCATTGCCACTTTAGGAACTTCTGGAGATGCTCAAGATTTAGCGGACGATTTACACCCCGATTTAGAAAAACGCTATTTACATCATTACAACTTCCCCCCTTATTCTGTAGGTGAAACCAAGCCATTGCGATCGCCCGGAAGACGAGAAATCGGTCATGGTGCATTAGCAGAAAGAGCAATAACCCCTGTATTACCTCCTCAACAAGAATTCCCCTATGTGATTCGGGTCGTATCTGAGGTGATGTCTTCCAACGGTTCAACCTCTATGGGTTCGGTGTGTGGTTCTACCCTTGCGTTAATGGATGCAGGTGTACCTATTACTAAGCCTGTAAGTGGAGCGGCTATGGGCTTGATTAAAGAAGGAGATGAAATTCGTATTCTCACTGATATTCAAGGTATTGAAGACTTTTTGGGGGATATGGATTTCAAAGTAGCAGGTACAGATGATGGTATTACTGCGTTGCAAATGGATATGAAAATTACTGGTTTAAGTATCGAAGTGATTGCCAAAGCCATTAATCAGGCAAAAGATGCCCGTTTGCATATCCTCGGAGAAATGTTAAAAACCATTAGCGAACCTCGCAAGGAATTGTCTTCCTATGCACCTCGTTTAATGACCATGAAAATCGATCCCGAAATGATTGGTTTAGTGATTGGCCCCGGTGGTAAAACCATTAAGGCAATTACCGAGCAAACTGGTTCTAAAATCGATATTAGCGATGATGGTACTGTTACTATCTGTGCAACCCAAGCAGAAAGGGCACAACAGGCGAAACGTATTATTCAAACCATGACTCGCAAACTCAATGAAGGGGATGTCTATTTAGGACGTGTTACTCGCATCATTGACATCGGTGCTTTTGTGGAAGTGTTGCCGGGTAAAGAGGGCATGATTCACATTTCTCAATTAGCGGAGCATCGTGTGGGTAAAGTGGAAGATGAAGTTGCTATCGGTGATGAAATAGTGGTGAAAATTCGTGGCTTTGATAATAAAGGGCGTTTGAATTTAACACGTTTAGGTATTCATCCTGAACAAGCTGCGATCGCACGTCAAGAATCCCAAATCTAA